The Candidatus Omnitrophota bacterium genome has a segment encoding these proteins:
- the holB gene encoding DNA polymerase III subunit delta', protein MSSGGIKGQDSAISFLRRSLGKERTAHAYIFSGPRGVGKMSTALYFAKAMNCGAAHTDRPCGKCDSCTAMEKGAHPDLFIFAPQKPGSSVKIDAVRELIKDISLRPYKARKKVCIIDEAGSMTREASNALLKTLEEPPPDSVLILIAEDTAVLLPTIVSRAQVVRFFALRAGDVEVILAQDRTLSPGQARVLARFSGGSPGKALEYMEKDFFRKRDMIAGASSGRRLLELDFDNTPREDLGLYLDIMLSWYRDIIAAKSDAGGFVALIHEDKHDVIKAEAGTLDADYLEGVTHDIISTTFFLGQSANAKLAMNTLLLRMAG, encoded by the coding sequence GTGTCATCAGGCGGTATAAAAGGGCAGGATAGCGCGATCTCGTTCCTCAGGCGTTCGCTCGGGAAGGAAAGGACGGCGCACGCGTACATATTTTCCGGTCCCCGCGGCGTAGGAAAGATGTCGACGGCGCTCTATTTTGCGAAGGCCATGAACTGCGGAGCGGCCCATACGGACAGGCCGTGCGGAAAGTGCGACTCCTGCACGGCCATGGAGAAAGGGGCGCATCCGGACCTATTCATATTCGCTCCGCAGAAACCGGGGTCGTCCGTAAAGATAGACGCCGTAAGGGAGCTGATAAAGGATATATCGCTCCGGCCGTATAAGGCGAGGAAGAAGGTATGCATAATCGATGAGGCCGGCTCCATGACGCGCGAGGCGTCGAACGCCCTGCTCAAGACGCTCGAGGAACCGCCGCCGGATTCTGTCCTGATACTTATAGCGGAAGATACGGCCGTCCTTCTTCCGACGATAGTATCCCGGGCGCAGGTAGTCAGGTTCTTTGCGCTGAGAGCGGGTGATGTGGAAGTCATCCTGGCGCAGGACCGTACGCTCTCTCCCGGCCAGGCGCGGGTGCTGGCGCGCTTTTCGGGCGGGAGCCCCGGGAAGGCGCTGGAGTACATGGAGAAAGATTTCTTCCGGAAGAGAGATATGATAGCGGGCGCCTCCTCGGGGAGAAGACTCCTGGAGCTCGATTTTGACAATACCCCCAGGGAAGACCTGGGGCTCTATCTCGATATAATGCTCTCCTGGTACAGGGACATCATCGCGGCAAAATCGGACGCCGGCGGTTTCGTTGCGCTCATACATGAAGACAAACACGATGTCATAAAGGCAGAGGCCGGGACGCTGGACGCCGATTATCTCGAGGGCGTGACGCATGATATAATCTCGACAACTTTTTTCCTGGGACAGAGCGCGAACGCGAAGCTCGCTAT
- the tmk gene encoding dTMP kinase, whose product MAKKDLKRGLFITFEGPEGCGKSTHSRLLCEYLKGLSYGCIHTREPGGTDLGEHIRNVLLHSKDIEITDLAELFLFEANRAQIVEEVIRPNLKAGKAVVCDRFSDATFSYQGYGGRVPLYIVKAVDRVATGGLKPDLTILLDIDVRTGLKRARAKGIDRMEEKDLSYHRRVRSGYLKLAKGEPRRIKVVRVADSIDETQGSVRREVMRVIRRYKRAG is encoded by the coding sequence GTGGCGAAGAAAGATCTGAAGAGAGGGCTATTCATAACTTTCGAAGGGCCTGAGGGGTGCGGCAAGAGCACGCACTCGAGGTTACTGTGTGAGTACCTGAAGGGCCTTTCTTACGGATGTATCCATACGCGCGAACCCGGCGGGACAGATCTCGGCGAACATATACGCAATGTGCTGCTCCATTCAAAGGATATCGAGATCACGGACCTGGCGGAGCTCTTTCTCTTCGAGGCGAACCGCGCCCAGATCGTGGAAGAGGTGATACGGCCGAACCTTAAGGCCGGGAAGGCGGTCGTCTGCGACAGGTTCAGCGATGCGACATTCAGTTATCAGGGTTACGGCGGACGCGTTCCCCTGTATATTGTAAAGGCGGTGGACCGGGTGGCTACCGGGGGCCTGAAGCCGGACCTCACTATCCTCCTGGACATTGACGTCAGGACAGGCCTTAAGCGCGCCCGGGCTAAAGGGATAGACAGGATGGAGGAGAAGGACCTGTCGTACCACCGCAGGGTGCGCTCCGGGTATTTAAAGCTGGCAAAAGGCGAGCCGCGCCGGATCAAAGTGGTGCGGGTGGCGGATAGCATAGACGAGACGCAGGGGTCGGTGCGTCGAGAGGTGATGCGTGTCATCAGGCGGTATAAAAGGGCAGGATAG
- the cysS gene encoding cysteine--tRNA ligase has protein sequence MINPEKNSLRIYNSLTRKKEEFVPIRKGRIGMYVCGPTVYDEPHIGHARSAYIFDVIRQYLVYKGYDVTFVRNVTDVDDKIIEKARSAFSRQLSAISLEKGVKEVAEKYLDAYHADMKLLGIERPDKEPKATVYIPKMIKFIEMLIKNGRAYESGGDVYFDIKTSKDYGKLSRQDMGKMEAGARISPGENKRGSLDFALWKKAKDDEPSWESPWGRGRPGWHIECSAMSSDVLGDEFDIHGGGIDLIFPHHENEIAQSEGAGKRFARYWIHNGLLTIRGEKMAKSLGNFITIKDFLARYRDADYIKLLFLGTHYRHPVDYTEEKIEEMKREKERFLIFLGKAGRISKIKTTNQNSKIAELENYKKQFEEAMEDDFNTPLALAVLFDLVTYANKLIGSKTEVDKDDMGVLSDARDMLLDLSGIFRLDLSETVHENGLSDKDILKLVAKRADARKSGDFKAADDIRKGLAESGIILEDTKEGTTWRRKI, from the coding sequence ATGATAAATCCAGAGAAGAATTCCCTCCGTATATACAATTCTCTAACCCGTAAAAAGGAAGAGTTCGTACCCATCCGCAAGGGCCGTATAGGCATGTATGTCTGCGGACCTACGGTGTACGATGAGCCGCATATAGGCCATGCGCGGAGCGCCTATATCTTCGACGTCATACGGCAGTATCTTGTATATAAAGGGTACGATGTCACATTCGTCCGTAACGTCACCGATGTGGATGATAAAATTATCGAGAAGGCGCGTTCAGCTTTCAGCCGTCAGCTTTCAGCTATCAGCCTGGAAAAAGGGGTAAAGGAGGTTGCGGAGAAGTATCTAGACGCCTATCACGCCGATATGAAGCTTCTCGGGATAGAGAGGCCGGACAAGGAGCCCAAGGCGACGGTATATATACCGAAGATGATAAAGTTCATAGAGATGCTCATAAAGAACGGGCGCGCCTATGAGTCGGGAGGGGACGTCTATTTCGACATAAAGACCTCGAAGGATTACGGGAAGCTCTCCAGGCAGGATATGGGGAAGATGGAAGCAGGGGCCAGGATCTCTCCCGGAGAGAATAAGAGGGGGTCTCTTGATTTTGCGTTATGGAAGAAGGCAAAAGACGACGAGCCGTCATGGGAGAGCCCCTGGGGCAGAGGCCGTCCCGGATGGCACATAGAATGTTCCGCGATGAGTTCCGACGTATTGGGGGATGAATTTGACATACACGGAGGGGGGATAGACCTCATATTCCCACACCATGAGAACGAGATCGCCCAGTCCGAAGGCGCCGGTAAGAGGTTCGCGCGTTATTGGATACATAACGGCCTCCTTACGATACGGGGAGAGAAGATGGCCAAGTCGCTTGGTAACTTCATCACCATAAAGGATTTCCTCGCCCGTTACAGGGACGCAGATTATATTAAGCTCCTATTCTTAGGTACGCATTACCGTCACCCGGTCGACTACACGGAAGAGAAGATAGAGGAGATGAAGCGGGAGAAGGAGAGGTTTTTGATATTCCTGGGTAAAGCGGGAAGGATATCAAAAATCAAAACTACAAACCAAAATTCAAAAATTGCAGAACTGGAAAATTACAAAAAACAGTTTGAAGAGGCGATGGAGGATGATTTCAATACCCCCCTTGCGCTTGCCGTACTCTTCGACCTCGTCACATATGCCAACAAGCTTATAGGTTCTAAGACAGAGGTCGATAAAGACGATATGGGTGTGCTCTCTGATGCCCGGGATATGCTTTTGGACCTGAGCGGGATATTCCGGCTCGATCTTTCGGAAACGGTCCACGAAAATGGGCTGAGCGATAAGGATATACTGAAACTTGTTGCGAAGAGGGCCGATGCGAGAAAGAGCGGCGATTTTAAAGCGGCAGACGATATACGGAAAGGGCTTGCGGAAAGCGGCATCATACTGGAAGACACTAAAGAGGGCACTACGTGGCGAAGAAAGATCTGA
- the cysE gene encoding serine O-acetyltransferase, which produces MMCTNILFLILSVTVLFWVLIALVFRKEIKVIFERDPAATSFLEVLLTYSGLHALIFYRITNTLRRFGVPFFPRWISQIGKFFTGIEIHPGARIGDGLFIDHGMGVVIGETTIIGENVTIYQGVTLGGTGKERGKRHPTIGNNVVVGTGAKVLGNITIGDNSYIGANAVVIKNVPHNSTVVGVPGRVTKQDGKKIDIDLDHIHVIDPIMQNIEELEKRIDRLERNGK; this is translated from the coding sequence ATGATGTGCACGAATATATTGTTCCTGATACTGAGCGTAACGGTCCTTTTCTGGGTCCTGATAGCGCTCGTATTCAGGAAAGAGATAAAGGTCATATTTGAACGCGACCCGGCCGCGACCAGTTTCCTGGAAGTGCTGCTCACGTATTCCGGCCTGCATGCGCTGATATTTTACAGGATAACGAATACGCTCAGGCGTTTCGGCGTGCCGTTCTTTCCGAGGTGGATATCCCAGATAGGCAAGTTCTTTACAGGGATCGAGATACACCCCGGGGCCAGGATAGGGGACGGGCTCTTCATAGACCACGGCATGGGGGTGGTGATAGGCGAGACGACCATAATAGGCGAGAACGTCACCATATATCAGGGTGTGACGCTCGGCGGCACCGGGAAAGAGCGCGGCAAGAGACACCCGACCATAGGTAATAACGTGGTGGTGGGGACAGGGGCGAAGGTGCTCGGGAATATAACTATAGGCGATAACTCTTATATAGGGGCGAATGCCGTTGTGATCAAGAACGTGCCGCACAACTCGACGGTTGTGGGCGTGCCGGGAAGGGTCACCAAACAGGACGGGAAGAAGATAGATATAGACCTCGACCATATACACGTTATCGATCCCATAATGCAGAATATAGAGGAACTGGAGAAGAGGATCGATCGGTTAGAGCGTAACGGCAAATGA
- the ispF gene encoding 2-C-methyl-D-erythritol 2,4-cyclodiphosphate synthase: protein MRVGIGYDIHRLVEERKLFLGGVEIPYVKGLIGYSDGDVVLHAVSDAILGGLSLGDIGQHFPNTDPQYKGIASMEILRKVCEIAAKKNFSISNIDTMIIAEEPSIQPFRESMVEAMSKILGIGKDRISVKATTNEGVGAIGRGDAIAAYAVVMLKEK, encoded by the coding sequence ATGAGAGTCGGGATAGGGTACGATATACACAGGCTGGTCGAGGAGCGGAAGCTTTTCCTGGGGGGCGTAGAGATACCGTACGTGAAAGGCCTTATAGGATATTCCGACGGCGACGTCGTGCTGCACGCCGTCTCGGACGCGATACTGGGCGGCCTTTCGCTGGGAGATATAGGACAGCACTTCCCGAACACGGACCCACAGTATAAAGGTATAGCGAGCATGGAGATATTGAGGAAGGTATGCGAGATAGCGGCTAAAAAGAACTTCTCCATCTCGAACATAGACACCATGATAATCGCGGAGGAGCCGAGCATACAGCCGTTCAGGGAAAGCATGGTGGAAGCGATGTCGAAGATACTCGGCATAGGCAAGGACAGGATAAGCGTAAAGGCAACGACCAATGAAGGTGTCGGCGCCATCGGAAGAGGCGACGCGATAGCGGCATATGCGGTCGTCATGCTGAAGGAGAAGTAA
- the ispD gene encoding 2-C-methyl-D-erythritol 4-phosphate cytidylyltransferase → MRTVAIVAAAGYGKRLGLRTKKPFVRLRGKPLVAYALGALDACRAVDGIIVAAEKGCVGRMRQLVRRFGFRKVIEVTEGGRTRFESVRNCLEKAGPSYDVVLIQDGGRPFPKPGIIEKSIRAALKYGGAIVAVPESDTVKLVDNGFFVKKTLDRRVIFRAETPQAFRYGVIKRAYGKIKGGNVTDDAGLVERAGGRVKIIKGSPGNIKVTTREDLRLAEVLL, encoded by the coding sequence ATGAGGACTGTCGCGATAGTCGCTGCCGCGGGATACGGTAAAAGATTGGGCCTGAGGACCAAGAAACCGTTCGTCCGTTTGCGCGGGAAGCCGCTTGTGGCTTATGCGCTTGGGGCGCTTGACGCGTGCCGTGCCGTCGACGGTATAATAGTGGCGGCCGAAAAGGGGTGCGTCGGACGGATGCGGCAGCTGGTCAGGAGGTTCGGGTTCCGGAAGGTCATCGAAGTCACAGAGGGCGGCAGGACGCGGTTCGAATCGGTCCGCAACTGCCTTGAGAAGGCAGGGCCCTCCTACGACGTAGTCCTGATACAGGACGGGGGACGCCCTTTCCCGAAGCCGGGGATCATCGAAAAGTCGATCCGCGCGGCCCTGAAGTACGGCGGCGCGATAGTAGCCGTCCCGGAGAGCGATACGGTCAAGCTCGTGGATAATGGATTTTTTGTAAAGAAGACGCTCGACCGACGCGTCATATTCAGGGCCGAGACGCCGCAGGCATTCAGGTATGGGGTGATAAAGAGGGCTTACGGGAAGATAAAAGGCGGTAACGTTACGGATGATGCCGGCCTGGTTGAACGCGCCGGCGGGAGGGTGAAGATAATAAAGGGTTCTCCCGGGAATATAAAGGTCACTACGAGAGAGGACCTGAGATTGGCGGAGGTGCTATTATGA
- a CDS encoding PIN domain-containing protein, with protein sequence MTILFIRAFFVILSSVVGYYVGALLGDFRLEWALTGTASGFVGSVAIILVEVAMRRFSIRNLSAGVFGMIFGFFMAWILTSVLKLIPMEIELFSSIQIILILVFCYLGMVIAMRGKDEFNLIIPYVKFVRQDKKDDIIVLDTSVIIDGRIADICQTRFIEGRLIIPRFVLKELQQIADSQDSLKRNRGRRGLDILNKIQKNTALDVRIHEEDFPDIKDVDAKLVKLAKLLGAKIFTNDFNLNKISELQGVPVLNINELANTLRPVVLPGETMDVRIIKEGKEHNQGVAYLDDGTMVVVDNTKHLIGQPVKVIVTSVLQTSAGRMIFAKLDESSRQQGWKR encoded by the coding sequence ATGACGATACTTTTTATAAGGGCTTTTTTCGTAATATTGAGCAGTGTGGTCGGGTATTATGTCGGCGCCCTCCTGGGCGATTTCCGGCTGGAATGGGCGCTCACCGGTACGGCGAGCGGGTTTGTAGGGTCTGTCGCGATCATCCTGGTAGAGGTCGCGATGAGGCGCTTCTCCATAAGGAACCTATCGGCCGGCGTCTTCGGCATGATATTCGGGTTCTTCATGGCGTGGATACTGACGAGCGTTTTGAAGCTCATACCGATGGAGATAGAGCTATTCTCATCGATCCAGATAATACTGATACTGGTATTCTGTTACCTGGGCATGGTCATCGCCATGAGGGGAAAGGACGAATTCAACCTTATAATACCTTATGTCAAATTCGTAAGGCAGGACAAGAAGGACGATATCATAGTGCTCGACACGAGCGTCATAATCGACGGCAGGATAGCCGACATATGCCAGACGCGGTTCATCGAAGGGCGGCTGATAATACCGAGGTTCGTCCTCAAGGAGCTGCAGCAGATCGCGGATTCGCAGGACTCGCTGAAGAGGAACCGCGGCAGGCGGGGCCTGGACATTCTCAATAAGATCCAGAAGAATACGGCGCTTGACGTAAGGATCCACGAGGAGGATTTTCCGGATATAAAGGATGTGGATGCGAAACTGGTGAAACTTGCCAAGCTCCTCGGCGCCAAGATATTCACGAACGATTTTAACCTTAACAAGATCTCGGAGCTCCAGGGGGTGCCGGTCCTCAATATAAACGAACTGGCGAACACCCTGAGGCCTGTCGTCCTTCCCGGCGAGACGATGGATGTCAGGATAATAAAAGAGGGGAAGGAGCATAACCAGGGGGTGGCGTATCTTGATGACGGGACCATGGTGGTGGTGGACAATACGAAACACCTTATAGGCCAGCCCGTGAAGGTTATCGTCACCAGCGTGCTCCAGACGTCGGCAGGCAGGATGATATTCGCGAAGCTTGACGAGTCGTCGCGGCAACAGGGTTGGAAGAGGTAG
- a CDS encoding MlaD family protein produces the protein MDNTKAFEIKVGIFILIGMAILFLIVFSIGDITLVKSGYHIRVIFNFASGIGGSAPVRLAGVGVGQVEGLRILRDDKDGKTKVEIYAWINNNDIKIEEDSIVTVNTLGLLGEKYLEIFPGTPGKRILRDQDVVVGHDPVPMEKITENLANLSSSVNVIVERLKNGEGTIGKLLVEEKIYKDLEAFVEDIKKHPWKLLNKPRGE, from the coding sequence ATGGACAACACAAAGGCGTTTGAAATAAAAGTCGGCATATTTATCCTGATAGGCATGGCCATACTTTTCCTTATAGTATTCTCGATAGGGGACATAACGCTTGTAAAATCGGGATATCACATAAGGGTGATCTTCAATTTCGCGAGCGGCATAGGAGGGAGCGCCCCCGTGCGGCTTGCGGGCGTAGGCGTAGGGCAGGTAGAAGGCCTGCGCATATTACGGGATGATAAGGACGGTAAGACGAAGGTCGAGATATATGCCTGGATAAATAACAACGATATAAAGATAGAGGAAGATTCGATCGTAACGGTCAATACGCTGGGGCTGCTGGGTGAAAAGTATCTTGAGATATTCCCGGGCACGCCCGGTAAGCGCATCCTCCGGGACCAGGACGTGGTGGTCGGTCACGATCCCGTGCCGATGGAGAAGATAACGGAGAACCTCGCCAACCTTTCCAGCTCCGTGAACGTCATAGTGGAACGGTTGAAGAACGGCGAGGGGACTATAGGGAAGCTCCTGGTGGAAGAGAAGATCTATAAAGATCTGGAGGCGTTTGTAGAGGATATCAAGAAGCATCCGTGGAAGCTACTGAATAAACCTAGAGGCGAATAG
- a CDS encoding ABC transporter ATP-binding protein yields the protein MIEIINLCKSFNGHRVLDNLNLNMNMGETTVIIGRSGCGKSVLLKHIIGILKPDSGQVLIDGKDVARMDEKELNEMRMGFGMLFQGAALFDSMSVMENVGFNLIEHAHATKEDVARHVKESLSLVGLKDIEDKKPAELSGGMRKRVGLARAICMRPKIILYDEPTTGVDPIMGDAINDLIVELHNKLKITSIAVTHDMTSAYKIADRIAMLYNGKIVAVGTPDEIKGTKDPIVRQFITGASKGPITEGIDFDHLI from the coding sequence ATGATAGAGATAATAAATCTTTGCAAGTCGTTCAACGGGCACAGGGTGCTCGATAACCTGAACCTCAATATGAATATGGGGGAGACGACGGTCATCATAGGGAGATCGGGATGCGGCAAGAGCGTCCTCCTGAAGCATATAATCGGTATATTGAAGCCGGATTCCGGGCAGGTCCTTATAGACGGTAAAGACGTCGCCAGGATGGACGAAAAAGAGCTCAATGAGATGAGGATGGGGTTCGGCATGCTCTTCCAGGGAGCCGCGCTATTCGACTCGATGAGCGTGATGGAGAATGTCGGGTTCAACCTGATAGAGCATGCCCACGCGACTAAGGAAGACGTTGCCAGGCACGTCAAAGAGAGCCTCTCTCTCGTGGGGCTGAAAGATATAGAAGACAAGAAACCGGCGGAACTCTCCGGCGGCATGAGGAAGCGGGTGGGGCTGGCCCGGGCCATCTGCATGAGGCCCAAGATAATCCTTTACGATGAGCCGACCACCGGCGTCGACCCGATCATGGGAGATGCGATAAACGACCTGATCGTGGAGTTGCACAATAAGCTCAAGATAACGTCCATAGCCGTTACGCACGATATGACGAGCGCCTATAAGATAGCCGATAGGATCGCCATGCTGTATAACGGCAAAATAGTGGCGGTGGGCACCCCGGACGAGATAAAGGGCACTAAGGATCCGATCGTGCGCCAGTTCATCACCGGTGCGAGCAAGGGGCCGATCACCGAAGGCATAGATTTTGACCATCTGATATAA
- a CDS encoding ABC transporter permease, protein MKRITRIAEVIGHRFMAFIQYAGGISLLTGKTLFWIPIPPLRRRQVVEQMSRIGVDSLPIVSLISLFTGMVLALQSAYQMQKISAEMYIASLVALSVTRELGPVLTALIVAGRVGASITAELGTMKVTEQIDALETLATNPIKYLVVPRFLALVIMVPLLTLYSDVIGGLGGYLIGVYKLDISHSMYMKMTWNPLKYKDVFTGLIKSFFFAVIICIIACYEGMTTEGGAEGVGRATTSSVVTSFILIIASDCFFTALFYFIG, encoded by the coding sequence GTGAAGAGGATAACGAGGATAGCGGAGGTCATAGGCCATCGTTTTATGGCGTTCATACAGTATGCCGGCGGCATCTCGCTCCTGACCGGGAAGACGCTCTTCTGGATACCCATACCGCCTCTCAGGCGCCGCCAGGTGGTCGAGCAGATGTCCAGGATAGGCGTGGACAGCCTGCCGATCGTCTCGTTGATAAGCCTCTTCACCGGGATGGTCCTGGCGCTACAGAGCGCCTACCAGATGCAGAAGATATCGGCGGAGATGTATATCGCTTCGCTCGTCGCCCTGTCTGTGACAAGGGAACTGGGGCCGGTGCTCACGGCGCTTATAGTTGCGGGAAGGGTAGGGGCGTCGATCACCGCGGAACTCGGTACGATGAAGGTCACCGAACAGATAGATGCGCTGGAAACCCTCGCCACCAATCCTATAAAGTACCTGGTCGTCCCGCGGTTCCTGGCGCTGGTGATAATGGTGCCGCTGCTGACCCTCTATTCCGATGTGATCGGCGGGCTGGGCGGTTACCTTATAGGTGTCTATAAGCTGGACATATCCCATTCCATGTATATGAAGATGACATGGAATCCGCTCAAGTACAAGGATGTCTTCACAGGGCTTATAAAGAGTTTCTTCTTCGCCGTCATAATATGCATAATAGCCTGTTATGAGGGGATGACGACGGAGGGCGGCGCGGAAGGGGTAGGCCGGGCCACGACGTCGAGCGTCGTGACGAGTTTCATACTGATAATAGCGTCGGATTGTTTCTTCACGGCGTTGTTCTACTTTATAGGTTAG
- a CDS encoding ATP-dependent Clp protease ATP-binding subunit, protein MFNRFTERARKVILLAKEEAKRFNHDYIGTEHILLGLVREGEGVAAAVLASFGLSSDKIRLEVEKLVQPGPSTVISGDIPFTPKAKKVIELAMEEARALGHNYIGTEHLLLGLIREGEGVASQVLMNSGLELDKVREEVMNLLGSAIPGYEMGQKASHAKTPALDAFGRDLTKLAKENKLDPVIGRKNEIERVIQILSRRTKNNPVLLGEAGVGKTAIVEGLAQKIVVGDVPEILRDKRIIILDLALMVAGTKYRGQFEERIKAVMDEIKRSEDVIVFIDELHTLVGAGGAEGAIDASNILKPALSRGEIQCIGATTLDEYRKHIEKDAALERRFQTIMVEPPSVSETIEILKGLRDKYEAHHKVKFTDDAVEAAAKLSDRYISGRYLPDKAIDLIDESGSRARLSVMTAPPDVKHIEDKIEVVRKEKEEAVKGQDFEKAAKFRDEERKLKDELGRTKKEWKESKGKVEPQVTEEDIAVIVSRWTGIPIIKLEEKESAKFLNMEAGLHKRVIGQDEAISAIAHAVRRSRAGIKDPRRPIGSFVFLGPTGVGKTLVGRALAEFMFGDEDAIIQIDMSEYMEKFNVSRLVGAPPGYVGYDEGGQLTEKVRRRPYSVVLLDEIEKAHPDVFNILLQVLEEGRLTDSFGRKVDFKNTIIIMTSNLGAENLKKQGSIGFKSQAEEVTYQSMKERLLDEVKKTFKPEFLNRVDDIIVFRPLTREDLEKIVELEIHEVESRLKDQNITIELMKDAKEFLIEKGFDKVFGARPLKRTIQRFLEDPMAEEIIKGNYKKGGKIKVTAKADHLEFKTA, encoded by the coding sequence ATGTTCAATAGGTTCACAGAAAGAGCGAGGAAGGTCATACTGCTGGCCAAGGAAGAGGCCAAAAGGTTCAATCATGATTACATCGGGACGGAGCACATACTCCTGGGGCTGGTGCGCGAAGGTGAAGGTGTTGCCGCGGCCGTACTGGCGAGTTTCGGCCTCAGTTCCGACAAGATACGGCTGGAGGTGGAGAAGCTGGTCCAGCCGGGCCCGAGCACCGTAATATCGGGCGATATACCTTTTACGCCGAAGGCCAAGAAGGTCATAGAGCTCGCCATGGAAGAGGCGCGCGCCCTGGGCCATAACTATATAGGCACAGAGCATCTGCTCCTCGGCCTGATAAGGGAAGGGGAGGGCGTGGCATCGCAGGTCCTTATGAATTCCGGCCTGGAGCTGGACAAGGTGAGGGAAGAGGTGATGAACCTTTTAGGTTCCGCCATACCCGGATACGAGATGGGGCAGAAGGCCTCGCACGCAAAGACGCCGGCCCTGGACGCTTTCGGGCGCGACCTGACGAAGCTGGCAAAAGAGAACAAGCTTGACCCTGTGATCGGCAGGAAGAACGAGATAGAGCGGGTCATACAGATACTCTCCCGGCGCACGAAGAATAATCCCGTCCTCCTGGGAGAGGCAGGTGTCGGCAAGACGGCGATAGTGGAAGGGCTCGCGCAGAAGATCGTCGTAGGGGATGTGCCGGAGATACTGAGAGACAAGCGTATCATCATATTGGACCTCGCGCTGATGGTGGCAGGCACAAAATACCGGGGCCAGTTCGAGGAGAGGATAAAGGCGGTGATGGACGAGATAAAACGCTCGGAGGACGTCATCGTCTTCATCGACGAGCTACATACGCTCGTCGGCGCCGGCGGCGCCGAAGGGGCGATAGACGCGTCGAACATATTGAAGCCGGCGCTTTCGCGGGGTGAGATACAGTGCATAGGCGCGACGACGCTCGACGAATACAGGAAGCACATCGAAAAGGATGCCGCGCTGGAACGGCGTTTCCAGACGATAATGGTAGAGCCGCCGAGCGTGAGCGAGACGATAGAGATATTGAAGGGCCTGAGGGACAAATATGAGGCCCACCACAAGGTCAAGTTCACCGATGACGCGGTCGAGGCGGCGGCGAAGCTGTCGGACCGCTATATAAGCGGCAGGTATCTTCCTGACAAGGCCATCGACCTTATAGATGAGTCGGGTTCAAGGGCGCGGCTTTCCGTTATGACCGCCCCGCCGGACGTGAAGCACATAGAGGACAAGATAGAGGTCGTCCGCAAGGAAAAGGAAGAGGCGGTCAAGGGGCAGGATTTCGAAAAGGCGGCAAAGTTCAGGGATGAAGAGAGAAAACTGAAAGATGAGCTGGGCCGGACAAAAAAGGAATGGAAGGAATCTAAGGGTAAGGTCGAGCCGCAGGTGACGGAAGAGGACATAGCAGTGATCGTCTCCAGGTGGACCGGCATACCTATCATAAAGCTCGAAGAGAAGGAGTCCGCGAAGTTTCTCAATATGGAGGCGGGGCTGCACAAGCGCGTCATCGGACAGGATGAGGCGATAAGCGCCATAGCGCACGCCGTGCGGCGTTCGAGGGCTGGCATAAAGGACCCGCGCAGACCGATCGGGTCGTTCGTATTCCTTGGCCCGACAGGCGTAGGGAAGACGCTTGTGGGCCGCGCGCTTGCCGAATTCATGTTCGGCGACGAGGACGCCATAATACAGATAGACATGTCCGAGTACATGGAGAAGTTCAACGTGTCGCGTCTCGTGGGGGCCCCTCCGGGTTACGTCGGATATGATGAGGGCGGACAGCTTACCGAAAAGGTGAGACGGCGTCCCTATTCCGTAGTGCTGCTGGACGAGATAGAGAAGGCGCATCCGGATGTCTTTAATATACTCCTCCAGGTCCTGGAGGAAGGCCGGCTCACGGATTCGTTCGGCCGGAAAGTCGATTTCAAGAACACGATCATCATCATGACCTCCAATTTGGGCGCCGAGAACCTGAAGAAACAGGGTTCCATAGGTTTCAAATCGCAGGCGGAGGAGGTCACCTACCAGTCGATGAAGGAGCGGCTTCTCGATGAGGTGAAGAAGACGTTCAAGCCGGAGTTCCTGAACAGGGTCGACGACATCATCGTATTCAGGCCGCTCACGCGCGAGGACCTTGAAAAGATAGTCGAGCTGGAGATCCACGAGGTGGAGTCGCGTCTCAAGGATCAGAATATAACCATAGAGCTTATGAAGGACGCAAAGGAATTCCTTATAGAGAAGGGGTTCGACAAAGTATTCGGCGCGCGGCCTTTGAAGAGGACCATACAGCGTTTCCTGGAAGACCCGATGGCCGAAGAGATCATAAAGGGCAATTACAAAAAAGGCGGCAAGATCAAGGTAACGGCAAAAGCGGACCATCTTGAGTTCAAGACCGCCTGA